In Nocardia asteroides, the following proteins share a genomic window:
- a CDS encoding arabinosyltransferase domain-containing protein, translating to MQAAACGALTITSTASRTTAELTGLSKADGSPLRTVVEGDVRPQIVGVYTELDRGRMGDARLHAEIDTRFSSSPSGWKLAAILGAVLCTLLALICLHRADIRDGRRSRRVLPARWWRPTWLDGTVAGTLVVWHVIGANSSDDGYILTMAKASREAGYTANYYRWFQVAEAPFGWPYEVLAQLTRVSEAGLWMRLPALLAGLVCWLLLSREVLPRLGSRVTASATARWTAALVFLALWLPFNNGLRPEPLIAVGALLTWCSMERAIATRRLLPAAVAVLVAAFSLAAGPTGLICVGALLAGSRPVLRVIAARAATDSGPRWWRYAAVLAPIAAAGTLVLVVVFADQTFSTVLEATRVRQLVGPDMSWFEERTRWDSLLSVNPDGSLARRFGVLAMLLCLAVGILAAVRRGGSIPGTARGPVTRILAVTFLALLLMMFTPTKWTHHFGVYAGLAGGLAAITTVALSRTVVRANYLRTLFAAAVLFLLAVCFTGSNGYWYVSGYGVPWPDRAPALGGIEVSTLLLAATVLALLVALRQYYRTPENGTAIRTSRFPAVVPLTLAAAGMVLLDVGSLATAAVSQYPAYSVALSNLRTMTGDQCAMADEVLVETNTADSLLTPYTGTVADGLAAENTGFTPNGLGSLAPDPGPGQSSAPPSGSGPTPGPDGQGGTPAGPPPSAGGAPSGQGGTPGGSAPSSSPGNTPGGSAPTGGTAGQGAPSGPGAAPGGGSGPGGAGQNPVTGVNGSTVALPFGLVPERTPVLGSYSTGAPQRSALTTQWYRLDLAAARQNPAHRVLILTVAGRIESVSPEGSRMPGQRLRVEFARRAEDGTVTPTGELAPPTVGGAPGWRNLPIDLDRIPVGTTAVRLVAESREPDPLQWLALTPPRLPTLSSLNTVVGSTDPVLTDFHVGLAFPCQRPFDHRVGVAETPLWRIQPDKLNAQVSETWQGDTGGGPLGWTGLLTQSRTIPAYLAEDWTRDWGELQRLTRLIAAPPAELTTRTDSAWGWTGESPIRTR from the coding sequence GTGCAAGCGGCGGCTTGTGGCGCGCTGACCATCACGTCGACCGCGTCGCGCACGACAGCCGAGCTGACCGGGCTGAGCAAGGCCGACGGGTCGCCGCTGCGGACGGTCGTCGAGGGGGATGTGCGGCCGCAGATCGTGGGCGTCTACACCGAGCTGGATCGTGGGCGGATGGGTGACGCGCGCCTGCACGCGGAGATCGACACGCGGTTCTCGTCGAGCCCGAGTGGGTGGAAGCTGGCGGCGATACTCGGGGCCGTGCTGTGCACCCTGCTCGCGCTGATCTGCCTGCACCGCGCGGATATTCGTGACGGCCGACGCTCGCGCCGCGTCCTGCCCGCCCGCTGGTGGCGGCCGACCTGGCTGGACGGAACGGTCGCGGGCACGCTCGTGGTGTGGCACGTGATCGGGGCCAACAGCTCCGACGACGGCTACATCCTGACCATGGCGAAGGCCTCGCGCGAGGCCGGCTACACGGCCAACTACTACCGGTGGTTCCAGGTCGCCGAGGCCCCGTTCGGCTGGCCGTACGAGGTGCTCGCGCAGTTGACCCGGGTCAGCGAGGCCGGACTGTGGATGCGCCTGCCCGCGCTGCTGGCCGGCCTGGTCTGCTGGCTGCTGCTGAGCCGGGAAGTGCTGCCGCGCCTGGGTTCCCGGGTCACGGCGAGTGCGACGGCACGCTGGACCGCGGCGCTGGTGTTCCTCGCGCTGTGGCTGCCCTTCAACAACGGCCTGCGCCCGGAACCGCTGATCGCGGTGGGCGCGCTGCTCACCTGGTGCTCGATGGAACGCGCCATCGCCACCCGGCGGCTGCTGCCCGCCGCCGTCGCGGTGCTGGTCGCCGCCTTCTCCCTGGCCGCCGGCCCGACCGGCCTCATCTGTGTGGGCGCGCTGCTGGCCGGTTCGCGCCCGGTCCTGCGCGTCATCGCCGCACGGGCAGCGACCGATTCGGGTCCGCGGTGGTGGCGATACGCGGCGGTGCTGGCGCCGATAGCGGCGGCGGGCACCCTGGTGCTCGTGGTGGTCTTCGCCGACCAGACCTTCTCGACGGTGCTGGAAGCCACCCGTGTCCGGCAGCTCGTCGGCCCCGACATGTCGTGGTTCGAGGAACGCACCCGCTGGGATTCGCTGCTGTCGGTGAACCCCGACGGTTCGCTGGCCCGCCGCTTCGGTGTGCTCGCCATGCTGCTCTGCCTGGCCGTCGGCATCCTGGCGGCCGTACGCCGTGGGGGGAGCATTCCCGGGACCGCGCGCGGCCCCGTCACCCGCATCCTGGCGGTCACGTTCCTGGCCCTGCTGCTGATGATGTTCACCCCCACCAAGTGGACCCACCATTTCGGCGTCTACGCGGGCCTGGCAGGCGGTCTCGCCGCGATCACCACGGTCGCGCTGAGCCGCACCGTCGTGCGCGCGAACTACCTGCGCACGCTGTTCGCCGCCGCGGTCCTGTTCCTGCTCGCGGTCTGCTTCACCGGCTCCAACGGCTACTGGTACGTCTCCGGCTATGGGGTCCCCTGGCCCGACCGCGCCCCGGCCCTGGGCGGCATCGAAGTCTCCACCCTGCTCCTCGCCGCGACCGTTCTCGCCCTACTGGTCGCCCTGAGGCAGTACTACCGCACGCCCGAGAACGGCACGGCCATACGAACTTCCCGGTTCCCAGCCGTGGTGCCACTCACTCTCGCGGCGGCGGGCATGGTCCTGCTCGACGTGGGATCACTGGCGACGGCCGCCGTCTCGCAGTACCCCGCCTACTCGGTCGCCCTGTCGAACCTGCGCACCATGACCGGTGACCAGTGCGCCATGGCCGACGAGGTCCTCGTAGAGACCAACACCGCCGACTCCCTCCTCACCCCCTACACCGGCACGGTCGCCGACGGACTCGCCGCCGAGAACACCGGCTTCACCCCCAACGGCCTCGGCAGCCTCGCCCCCGACCCGGGCCCCGGCCAATCCTCCGCTCCCCCATCAGGTTCAGGCCCCACCCCGGGCCCCGACGGCCAAGGCGGCACCCCCGCCGGACCCCCGCCATCCGCCGGCGGCGCTCCCAGCGGCCAGGGTGGCACCCCGGGCGGATCCGCCCCATCCAGCAGCCCGGGTAACACACCCGGCGGATCCGCCCCGACCGGCGGCACAGCGGGTCAGGGCGCGCCCAGCGGACCGGGTGCCGCGCCGGGTGGTGGATCGGGACCGGGTGGTGCGGGCCAGAATCCGGTGACCGGTGTCAACGGCAGCACCGTGGCACTGCCGTTCGGGCTGGTCCCCGAGCGCACGCCGGTGCTCGGCAGTTATTCCACCGGCGCCCCGCAGCGGAGTGCGCTGACCACGCAGTGGTATCGACTGGATCTCGCTGCCGCCCGGCAGAATCCCGCGCACCGGGTGCTGATCCTGACCGTGGCGGGCCGGATCGAGTCGGTGTCGCCGGAGGGGAGCCGGATGCCCGGGCAGCGGTTGCGGGTCGAGTTCGCGCGGCGAGCGGAGGACGGCACCGTCACACCGACGGGTGAGCTGGCGCCGCCGACGGTCGGCGGGGCGCCCGGCTGGCGGAATCTGCCGATCGATCTGGATCGGATCCCGGTGGGTACCACCGCGGTCCGGCTGGTGGCCGAGTCGAGGGAACCCGATCCCCTGCAGTGGCTGGCGCTCACCCCGCCGCGGCTGCCCACGCTGTCATCGCTGAACACCGTGGTCGGCAGCACCGATCCGGTCCTCACGGATTTCCATGTGGGACTGGCCTTCCCGTGCCAGCGTCCGTTCGACCATCGCGTCGGGGTCGCGGAGACGCCGCTGTGGCGGATCCAGCCGGACAAGCTCAACGCCCAGGTCTCCGAGACCTGGCAGGGCGACACCGGCGGCGGCCCGCTCGGCTGGACCGGCCTGCTGACGCAGTCGCGCACCATCCCCGCCTACCTGGCCGAGGACTGGACCAGGGACTGGGGTGAGCTCCAGCGCCTCACCCGCCTGATCGCGGCCCCACCGGCCGAGCTCACCACGCGCACGGACAGCGCGTGGGGCTGGACCGGCGAGAGCCCCATCCGGACCCGCTGA
- a CDS encoding metallophosphoesterase produces MLMLLIPAVLFALPWWTLIAAPTGGTGALFWAGTAICVLGYLCLPAAMFLGHGPAQSDPAVIVGDALLGAMWVVFAWSVFGLFARGALAVAGVDGALAARIVAAAVAVTSVVLIAWGVYEARRVPRVRTVDIEIRGLAAGLDGLRVVVVTDTHFAALDRLRWSERVVDLVNAQRPDIACHAGDLADGSVAKRRAQVDPLGRVEAPLGRFYITGNHEYFGDAQGWIDHMAGLGWQPLHNAHRTVERDGDRLIIAGIDDPTGVGLPGHGPDLPAALAGADPGLPVILLAHQPKQILDSAAAGVALQISGHTHGGQIWPFHYLVRLDQPVVAGLSKHAGDTQLYTSRGTGYWGPPLRIFAPSEITVLVLHPA; encoded by the coding sequence ATGTTGATGCTGCTGATCCCGGCGGTCCTGTTCGCACTCCCCTGGTGGACCCTGATCGCCGCGCCCACCGGCGGCACCGGCGCCCTGTTCTGGGCCGGTACCGCGATCTGCGTGCTCGGCTACCTGTGCCTGCCCGCGGCGATGTTCCTCGGACACGGTCCCGCCCAGTCCGATCCGGCGGTGATCGTCGGCGACGCCCTGCTCGGGGCGATGTGGGTGGTGTTCGCCTGGTCGGTGTTCGGGTTGTTCGCGCGGGGCGCGCTGGCCGTCGCGGGGGTGGACGGCGCCCTCGCCGCGCGCATCGTGGCGGCCGCGGTGGCGGTGACCTCGGTGGTGCTGATCGCCTGGGGTGTGTACGAGGCGCGGCGGGTGCCGCGGGTCCGCACCGTCGACATCGAGATCCGCGGCCTGGCCGCCGGGCTCGACGGACTGCGGGTCGTCGTCGTCACCGACACCCACTTCGCCGCCCTGGACCGGCTGCGCTGGTCGGAGCGGGTGGTCGACCTGGTGAACGCGCAGCGCCCCGACATCGCCTGCCACGCCGGTGATCTCGCCGACGGCTCGGTCGCCAAGCGCCGCGCCCAGGTGGACCCGCTGGGCCGGGTCGAGGCGCCGCTGGGCCGGTTCTACATCACCGGCAACCACGAGTACTTCGGCGACGCGCAGGGCTGGATCGACCACATGGCCGGGCTCGGCTGGCAGCCGCTGCACAACGCGCACCGGACCGTCGAACGCGACGGTGACCGGCTGATCATCGCCGGCATCGACGACCCCACCGGCGTCGGACTGCCCGGCCACGGACCCGATCTGCCCGCGGCCCTGGCCGGCGCCGACCCCGGCCTGCCGGTGATCCTGCTGGCCCACCAGCCCAAGCAGATCCTCGACAGCGCCGCCGCCGGGGTGGCCCTGCAGATCTCCGGGCACACCCACGGCGGCCAGATCTGGCCGTTCCACTACCTGGTCCGGCTGGACCAGCCGGTGGTGGCCGGGCTGAGCAAGCACGCCGGCGACACCCAGCTCTACACCAGCCGCGGCACCGGCTACTGGGGTCCGCCGCTGCGGATCTTCGCGCCCAGCGAGATCACCGTGCTGGTGCTGCATCCGGCCTAG
- a CDS encoding serine/threonine-protein kinase, giving the protein MEFGPGATLAGYRIERRLGGGGMGAVYLARHPRLPRRDAVKVLDARLAVEPTFRARFEREADMAARLRHPNIVQIFDRGVDGDRLWIAMQFVDGQDAAQLLRQGLAVLTPERAVRIVTEAAAGLDYAHRQGLLHRDIKPANLLIARADDGTDEVLVTDFGIARSMGETTSLTSAGSVLGTLAYAAPEQLEGDPLDVRTDVYALGGTLYELLTGFVPFRRDSPASLISAHLIEPPPRPSAANPALPPALDAVIARAMAKRPDDRFATCGELADAAVAALGGTLPGTTTALTRTPTIAPPRRRAKTILLGIGAAAVVAGVTVVAVLTAQNRASPGNSDGPATAVQIAAVPGSPTAATVLRPWLDDVLAGDLAALTRKCWTQSPAEIPRMYGDARQIADAVGRPGVLGKFGPSWHNDTIQVSLRPSELQSEYGCPIVTDRDAPLLTDEQARYTVERYLSRVVGDPVNPADVEPDYPLLCAGAQPGTVLSGVRRFADRELTVRRSTGTTATVDAPVTSADGTAAAVTLGLDQAANGFCITRIERAG; this is encoded by the coding sequence ATGGAGTTCGGGCCGGGCGCGACCCTTGCGGGCTACCGCATCGAACGCAGGCTCGGCGGCGGGGGCATGGGCGCGGTGTATCTGGCGCGGCATCCCCGGCTGCCGCGCCGGGACGCGGTGAAAGTACTCGACGCGCGACTCGCGGTGGAGCCGACCTTTCGCGCGCGTTTCGAACGCGAAGCCGATATGGCCGCCCGCCTGCGGCATCCCAATATCGTGCAGATCTTCGACCGCGGCGTCGACGGTGACCGGCTGTGGATCGCCATGCAGTTCGTCGACGGACAAGACGCCGCGCAACTGCTGCGCCAGGGCCTGGCCGTCCTCACCCCCGAGCGGGCGGTGCGCATCGTCACCGAGGCCGCGGCGGGCCTGGACTACGCGCACCGGCAGGGCCTGCTGCACCGCGACATCAAGCCGGCGAACCTGCTGATCGCGCGCGCCGACGACGGCACCGACGAGGTGCTGGTCACCGACTTCGGAATCGCCCGCAGCATGGGTGAGACCACCAGCCTCACCTCGGCGGGCTCGGTGCTGGGCACCCTGGCCTACGCGGCGCCCGAACAGCTCGAGGGCGACCCGCTCGACGTGCGCACCGATGTCTACGCCCTCGGCGGCACCCTCTACGAGCTGCTGACCGGCTTCGTCCCGTTCCGGCGCGACAGCCCGGCATCACTGATCAGCGCGCATCTGATCGAGCCGCCGCCGCGTCCCTCGGCCGCCAACCCGGCCCTGCCGCCCGCTCTGGACGCGGTCATCGCGCGGGCCATGGCCAAACGCCCGGACGACCGGTTCGCCACCTGCGGCGAACTGGCCGACGCCGCGGTCGCCGCGCTCGGCGGCACGCTGCCGGGCACGACCACCGCGCTCACCCGGACCCCGACCATCGCGCCGCCGCGCCGCCGCGCGAAGACGATCCTGCTCGGCATCGGCGCCGCCGCGGTGGTCGCGGGCGTGACAGTGGTCGCCGTGCTGACTGCCCAGAACCGGGCGTCCCCGGGCAATTCCGACGGACCGGCGACCGCCGTGCAGATCGCGGCCGTCCCCGGCAGCCCCACCGCGGCGACGGTGCTGCGGCCCTGGCTCGACGACGTGCTCGCCGGTGACCTGGCCGCTCTGACCCGCAAATGCTGGACCCAGTCACCGGCCGAGATCCCGCGCATGTACGGCGACGCCCGGCAGATCGCCGACGCCGTGGGCAGGCCCGGAGTACTGGGGAAATTCGGTCCGTCCTGGCACAACGACACCATCCAGGTGAGCCTGCGCCCCAGCGAATTACAGTCCGAGTACGGCTGCCCGATCGTCACCGACCGGGACGCGCCGCTGCTCACCGACGAGCAGGCCCGCTACACCGTCGAGCGCTATCTGAGCCGGGTGGTGGGTGATCCGGTGAATCCCGCCGATGTGGAACCCGACTACCCGCTGCTGTGCGCGGGCGCCCAACCGGGCACCGTGCTGTCGGGGGTGCGGCGCTTCGCCGACCGGGAACTCACCGTGCGGCGCTCCACCGGCACCACGGCGACCGTGGACGCGCCGGTGACCAGCGCCGACGGTACCGCCGCCGCCGTGACCCTCGGCCTCGATCAGGCCGCGAACGGGTTCTGCATCACCCGTATCGAGCGCGCCGGCTGA
- a CDS encoding alpha/beta hydrolase, translating into MAGAAVAALLPLGASVAVVAPASADADPSAIDFAVDSSMGTINTRIVRAADGNTDRVVYLLDGERAEDDLNGWEKHTSIPAQIAKFNINVVMPVGGQSSFYADWDQPSSFFGVNPDGSALPSADSGSAVGGWEDTNGKVTKYEWETFITKTLPDALKSRLGFSNTRNGVLGLSSGGSAALLMAAYHPEQFVYAGSLSGYLHMSMPGMREALGAAMIASGGYNIEAMAPAGSEKWRRMDPYGFAEKLIANNTRLYISAGSAKPADQDLSSVDAITQGMPLEAIALANTRSFEKRITALGYTNVSYDFPDIGIHNWGTWEQVAIRLMPDMARNIGKPLPAGAPPAGGEPPAGAPGQPPAGGPPGNEPPK; encoded by the coding sequence ATGGCGGGCGCCGCCGTGGCCGCGTTGCTGCCGCTCGGCGCGTCGGTGGCCGTGGTCGCCCCGGCGTCGGCCGATGCCGATCCGTCGGCGATCGACTTCGCCGTCGATTCCTCGATGGGCACCATCAACACCCGGATCGTGCGCGCCGCCGACGGCAACACCGACCGGGTGGTGTACCTGCTCGACGGCGAACGCGCCGAGGACGATCTGAACGGCTGGGAGAAGCACACTTCCATCCCCGCCCAGATCGCCAAGTTCAACATCAATGTGGTGATGCCGGTCGGCGGCCAGTCCAGCTTCTACGCCGACTGGGACCAGCCGAGCAGCTTCTTCGGCGTGAACCCCGACGGGTCGGCCCTGCCCAGCGCGGACTCCGGGTCCGCCGTCGGCGGCTGGGAGGACACCAACGGCAAGGTCACCAAGTACGAGTGGGAAACCTTCATCACCAAGACGCTGCCCGACGCGCTGAAGAGCCGACTCGGGTTCAGCAACACCCGCAACGGCGTGCTCGGCCTGTCCAGCGGCGGCAGCGCCGCGCTGCTGATGGCGGCCTACCATCCGGAGCAGTTCGTCTACGCCGGATCGCTGTCGGGCTACCTGCACATGTCGATGCCCGGCATGCGGGAGGCGCTGGGCGCGGCGATGATCGCCAGCGGTGGCTACAACATCGAGGCGATGGCGCCCGCCGGGAGCGAGAAGTGGCGGCGGATGGACCCGTACGGGTTCGCCGAGAAGCTGATCGCCAACAACACCCGCCTCTACATCTCCGCGGGCAGCGCCAAGCCCGCCGACCAGGATCTCTCGTCGGTGGACGCGATCACCCAGGGCATGCCGCTCGAGGCGATCGCGCTGGCCAACACCCGCTCGTTCGAAAAGCGGATCACCGCACTGGGATACACCAACGTCAGCTACGACTTCCCCGATATCGGCATCCACAACTGGGGTACCTGGGAGCAGGTCGCCATCCGGTTGATGCCCGACATGGCGCGCAATATCGGCAAGCCGCTGCCCGCGGGCGCGCCGCCCGCCGGTGGTGAGCCGCCCGCCGGTGCGCCGGGTCAGCCGCCCGCCGGTGGCCCGCCGGGGAACGAACCGCCGAAGTAG
- a CDS encoding serine hydrolase, with protein sequence MSPVDRIRAVFADAGCTGWLHARRCDDSAAEVSLGGDDRVVVASVYKLLLLAAFCRRVDDGRLDPAARITVVPADCTPGPTGLAALHDPVTLSFRDLATSMMTVSDNAAADVLLGEVGLGAVGDLVDELGLTGTRIVGGTADQHRSLVRDTDTHTTAEAFAALADNDEAWTVSAYDPSYASATTPEEMTRFLRLLWSGAVLSTASTEFVRSVMGRQVWQHRIAAAFPHSGVLVAGKTGTIGVIRNEVAVVEFPGETPVAVAVFTRAARADPTLPVVDAAIGEAARIAVTELRRPR encoded by the coding sequence GTGAGCCCGGTCGACCGGATCCGCGCCGTCTTCGCCGACGCGGGCTGCACCGGGTGGCTGCACGCCCGGCGCTGCGACGACTCCGCCGCCGAGGTGTCGCTGGGCGGTGACGACCGGGTGGTGGTCGCGTCGGTGTACAAGCTGCTGCTGCTCGCCGCGTTCTGCCGCCGCGTCGACGACGGCCGGCTCGATCCGGCGGCCAGGATCACCGTCGTCCCCGCCGACTGCACGCCTGGCCCGACCGGGCTCGCGGCCCTGCATGATCCCGTCACGCTGAGCTTCCGGGATCTGGCCACGTCGATGATGACGGTGTCGGACAATGCCGCCGCCGACGTCCTGCTGGGCGAGGTCGGGCTGGGCGCGGTGGGTGATCTCGTGGACGAACTCGGGCTCACCGGCACCCGGATCGTCGGCGGCACCGCCGACCAGCACCGCAGCCTGGTGCGCGACACCGACACCCACACCACCGCCGAGGCCTTCGCCGCGCTCGCCGACAACGACGAGGCGTGGACCGTGTCGGCCTACGACCCCTCCTACGCCAGCGCCACCACCCCCGAGGAGATGACCCGGTTCCTGCGCCTGCTGTGGAGCGGGGCCGTGTTGTCCACGGCGAGTACCGAATTCGTGCGTTCGGTGATGGGCCGTCAGGTCTGGCAGCATCGGATCGCCGCCGCCTTCCCGCACAGCGGGGTCCTCGTGGCGGGCAAGACCGGCACCATCGGGGTGATCCGCAACGAGGTCGCGGTGGTGGAGTTTCCCGGCGAAACCCCGGTCGCCGTGGCGGTTTTCACCCGCGCGGCGCGGGCCGACCCGACTCTGCCCGTGGTCGACGCCGCCATCGGCGAGGCCGCCCGTATCGCCGTGACCGAACTGCGCCGCCCCCGCTGA